One window from the genome of Cucumis melo cultivar AY chromosome 10, USDA_Cmelo_AY_1.0, whole genome shotgun sequence encodes:
- the LOC103488835 gene encoding peptide chain release factor 1, mitochondrial, which translates to MRINRGTMRLVEQIRTLALHCRNNSSRITKNPLLPFHFDPLSSPSFRFYSKGEVQSQQLSMELIKIMEQRLTAIELRNTSLLNIINRPEAPPADYAKANKELKKLRDTMNLITELRSKQKEINGLRTLMEECSEDRDMFDMATEELEQAVEEEKRLQQLLLKSLLPRDDADERDSILEVRAGTGGDEASLFAMDIFKMYERYAQKKGWKFEVVDITESDLKGYKEAIAAISGAGVYGRLKFESGIHRVQRVPVTEKSGRVHTSAISVAILPQADEVDVELKNEDLRIDTYRSGGSGGQHANTTNSAVRVIHIPTGLTVTIQDERSQHMNKARALKLICAKLYEMERRRIQSSRSKLRSEQIGSGDRSERIRTYNFPQGRVTDHRVGITDHSIEEVMQGENLDTFVDALLLQQEMDAIASFTSSSS; encoded by the exons ATGAGAATCAATCGAGGAACTATGCGGCTTGTTGAACAAATCCGAACACTGGCCCTACACTGCCGCAATAATTCTTCACGCATTACTAAAAATCCGTTACTTCCATTTCATTTCGATCCTCTTTCTTCTCCGTCTTTCCGTTTCTATTctaaag gGGAAGTTCAATCGCAGCAGTTATCAATGGAGCTTATCAAGATAATGGAACAAAGGTTGACGGCTATTGAGCTCAGAAACACTTCTCTTCTAAATATAATCAATCGG CCAGAAGCTCCACCAGCCGACTACGCAAAGGCTAACAAGGAGCTTAAAAAACTCAGAGATACAATGAATCTAATAACTGAGTTGAGGTCTAAACAGAAG GAAATTAATGGTTTGAGAACGCTGATGGAGGAATGCTCAGAGGATAGAGATATGTTTGATATGGCTACCGAGGAATTGGAACAGGCagttgaagaagagaaaagatTACAGCAGTTATTGCTCAAGTCATTACTTCCCAGAGATGATGCTGATGAGAGGGATTCCATTTTGGAGGTGAGAGCAG GAACTGGTGGAGATGAAGCTTCTTTGTTTGCCATGGATATATTCAAAAT GTATGAGAGATACGCACAGAAGAAAGGCTGGAAGTTTGAGGTGGTAGACATAACAGAATCAGATCTAAAAGGATATAAG GAAGCCATTGCTGCGATATCAGGTGCTGGGGTGTATGGAAGACTTAAATTTGAGAGTGGAATTCACCGAGTACAG CGAGTTCCTGTGACAGAGAAATCTGGACGAGTTCACACGAGTGCTATTTCTGTAGCCATTCTCCCTCAAGCAGACGAG GTAGATGTAGAGTTGAAGAACGAGGACCTAAGAATAGATACGTACAGATCTGGCGGTTCAGGAGGTCAGCATGCAAATACCACGAACAGTGCTGTTAGAGTGATTCACATTCCAACTGGGTTGACTGTGACCATACAAGACGAGCGATCCCAACATATG AACAAAGCTAGGGCGCTTAAATTAATATGTGCAAAGCTATACGAAATGGAACGACGTAGAATTCAGAGCAGTCGATCAAAACTTCGATCAGAACAG ATTGGTAGTGGGGACAGATCGGAACGCATCCGCACATACAACTTTCCGCAGGGGCGGGTAACAGATCATCGAGTAGGCATTACCGACCACTCAATTGAGGAGGTAATGCAGGGGGAGAATCTGGATACATTCGTGGACGCTCTGTTATTGCAACAGGAAATGGATGCAATTGCATCCTTCACTTCCTCTTCTTCGTAG
- the LOC103488836 gene encoding acyl transferase 9 produces MDCSNCKMNVKRCKPSLVKPCEKTPSTILHLSPIDSLPVLRCNARTLHVFRDSPSEASPAAIIREALSKALVPYYPLAGRLKPQTYPLQLDCSNQEQGILFVEASSDSTLDSLMYLDDLSSIPFHLLLPEEHESESESESEAEALVKMQITEFACGGFVIGLIFCHSICDGLGAAQFLKAVGEFARGIDLAPTIKPTWDRDFFPNPPQNAPINLQIAIPIPPPPLPKYSLQHTNIDIPIDRINALKKQFQESTGITCSTFEIVAACFWRSRTRAVYEASGDNNQEIKLVFFANCREMVEPPLPKGFYGNCFFPVRISSWSKGIGEMPINEVVKLIQEAKSRVGREFGEYISQKTRESDPFAPPLEYSTLFISEWGRLGFNEVDYGFGPPVHVVPIQGSPVIPVGIVGSLPLPGKGIRLMTWCVQEPHRLSFLHQISQLLFL; encoded by the coding sequence ATGGATTGTAGTAATTGCAAGATGAATGTAAAAAGATGCAAGCCCAGCTTGGTTAAGCCTTGTGAAAAAACTCCTTCAACCATTCTTCATTTATCCCCAATTGATAGCCTCCCTGTATTGAGATGCAATGCTCGTACTCTCCATGTGTTTAGAGATTCCCCTTCTGAAGCTTCCCCTGCCGCCATTATTAGAGAAGCATTATCAAAAGCTTTGGTTCCTTACTACCCTCTTGCTGGACGCCTTAAACCACAAACTTACCCTCTTCAACTTGACTGCTCTAACCAAGAACAAGGAATTTTGTTCGTGGAAGCTTCTTCAGACTCGACCCTTGATTCCCTTATGTACTTGGATGATCTTAGTTCGATTccctttcatcttcttcttcctgaGGAACATGAATCTGAATCTGAATCAGAATCAGAAGCAGAAGCACTTGTGAAGATGCAGATCACGGAGTTTGCTTGTGGAGGGTTTGTGATTGGTTTGATTTTCTGCCATAGTATCTGTGATGGCCTTGGAGCTGCCCAATTCTTGAAGGCTGTGGGGGAATTCGCTAGAGGAATTGACCTAGCTCCCACCATTAAACCTACATGGGATAGAGATTTCTTTCCTAATCCTCCTCAGAATGCCCCAATTAATCTTCAAATTGCAATTCCAATCCCTCCCCCACCCCTGCCCAAATACAGCCTACAACACACCAACATCGATATTCCCATAGATCGAATCAATGCACTAAAGAAACAATTTCAAGAATCAACAGGAATTACCTGCTCCACCTTTGAAATTGTGGCAGCGTGTTTTTGGAGGAGTAGAACACGGGCGGTTTACGAGGCTTCGGGTGACAACAATCAAGAAATAAAGCTAGTTTTCTTCGCGAACTGCCGGGAAATGGTGGAGCCGCCGCTGCCAAAAGGGTTTTATGGCAACTGCTTCTTTCCGGTGAGAATCAGCAGTTGGAGTAAGGGAATTGGGGAGATGCCCATTAACGAAGTGGTGAAGCTGATACAAGAAGCGAAGAGCAGAGTGGGAAGGGAATTTGGAGAGTACATATCACAGAAGACGAGGGAATCGGACCCGTTTGCTCCGCCGCTTGAGTACTCTACGCTGTTCATATCGGAATGGGGAAGGCTTGGATTCAACGAGGTGGATTATGGGTTTGGACCACCGGTGCATGTGGTTCCGATCCAAGGCTCGCCAGTAATACCCGTCGGAATCGTGGGCTCGCTTCCGTTGCCAGGAAAGGGCATTCGTCTCATGACATGGTGCGTTCAAGAGCCCCATCGCCTCTCCTTTCTTCACCAAATCTCTCAACTCCTTTTCCTTTGa
- the LOC103488834 gene encoding ABC transporter B family member 4-like has product METSNDNGENGVWKRNTTENLSPSGSRNPSTNGKQKGEENKKKKEDEEEKAKSVPFLKLFSFADSYDYLLMFVGSIGGIGNGVGMPLMTVLFGQLINSFGSNQGTHNVVSAVSKVCLKFVYLAIGTAVAAFLQVSCWIVTGERQAARIRGLYLKTILRQDVAFFDKETNTGEVVGRMSGDTVLIQDAMGEKVGKTVQLITTFIGGFTIAFVRGWLLALVMLSAIPLLVIAGATIARYMYQMAARGQSAYANAANVVEQTIGSIKTVASFTGEKQAIRSYKKFLVHAYKSGVKEGLGGGIGIGMVMMIVFCSYSLAVWFGGKMILEKGYNGGQVINVIVAVLAGSMSLGQISPCMSAFAAGRAAAYKMFETIERKPNIDVYDPKGKTLDDIQGDIDLKDVYFSYPTRPDEAIFNGFSLHIPRGTTAALVGESGSGKSTVISLIERFYDPQSGEVLIDGVNLKEFQLRWIRTKIGLVSQEPILFTASIKDNIAYGKDDATEEEIRGACELANAAKFIDKLPQGLDTMVGEHGTQLSGGQKQRIAIARAILKNPRILLLDEATSALDAESERVVQEALDRIMVNRTTVIVAHRLSTVRNADIIAVIHRGKMVEKGSHSELIMNPNGAYSQLIRLQEANQDTKRASEDVNRPEFSLESMRQSSQKVPYPRSISRGSSVGRSSRRSLSMFGLTTGLDLPDAGDIDDTIEEQSLKAPPVSLRRLAGLNKPEIPVLLIGTIGAVLCGVILPIFGLLISTVIKTFYLPPNQLKKDTKFWAIIYIVLGVASLVAHPWRAYFFSVGGCKLIERIRALCFEKVVHMEVSWFDETEHSSGAIGARLSSDAASVRALVGDSLSQNVGNVASAVAGLVIAFVASWELALIVLALIPLIGINSLIQIRFMRGFSGDAKSMYEEASQVANDAVGGIRTVASFCAEDKVMNMYKTKCEAPLKSGIRQGLISGIGFGVSFFILFNVYALTFYIGARLVDSGRTTFSEVFRVFFALTMAATGISHSSSMTQDTTKAKLAAASVFAIIDRESKIDPSNESGLVLSDLKGEIELKHISFKYPSRPNIQIFRDLSLHIHPGKTIALVGESGSGKSTVIALLQRFYDPDSGTITIDGVEIQKLQLKWLRQQMGLVSQEPILFNETIRANIAYGKGGDGEASEGEIIAAAESANAHRFISGLQHGYDTVVGERGVQLSGGQKQRVAIARAIIKNPRILLLDEATSALDAESERIVQDALDKVMVNRTTVVVAHRLSTIMNADLIAVVKNGIIVEKGKHEKLLTIKDGFYASLIQLHTSAAASSS; this is encoded by the exons ATGGAGACATCAAATGACAACGGAGAAAATGGGGTTTGGAAGAGGAATACGACTGAGAACTTATCGCCGTCGGGATCAAGAAACCCGAGCACGAATGGGAAGCAAAAGGGAGAGgagaataaaaagaagaaagaagatgaagaggAGAAAGCAAAATCAGTTCCTTTTCTTAAGCTGTTTTCCTTTGCAGATTCATATGATTACTTACTTATGTTTGTTGGAAGCATTGGAGGCATAGGAAATGGAGTGGGAATGCCTTTAATGACAGTGCTCTTTGGACAATTGATCAATTCCTTTGGAAGCAATCAGGGTACCCACAATGTTGTTTCTGCAGTATCCAAG GTGTGCCTAAAATTTGTGTACTTGGCCATTGGAACTGCAGTAGCCGCATTTCTTC AGGTGTCATGCTGGATAGTGACAGGGGAAAGACAAGCAGCAAGGATTAGAGGATTGTATTTGAAAACTATATTGAGACAAGATGTTGCTTTCTTTGACAAAGAAACAAATACTGGAGAAGTTGTAGGTAGAATGTCTGGTGATACTGTCCTAATTCAAGATGCTATGGGTGAAAAG GTTGGGAAAACTGTCCAACTAATTACAACTTTTATTGGAGGCTTCACAATTGCTTTTGTAAGAGGTTGGCTGTTGGCATTGGTAATGTTATCTGCTATTCCACTTCTTGTGATAGCTGGAGCAACCATTGCTCGATATATGTATCAAATGGCTGCTAGAGGGCAAAGTGCTTATGCAAATGCTGCAAATGTCGTCGAGCAAACTATTGGCTCGATAAAAACG GTTGCATCATTTACCGGTGAGAAACAAGCTATAAGAAGTTACAAAAAGTTTCTAGTACATGCTTATAAATCTGGTGTAAAGGAAGGCTTGGGAGGTGGAATAGGAATTGGTATGGTAATGATGATTGTATTTTGTTCATACTCTTTAGCTGTTTGGTTTGGTGGAAAGATGATACTAGAGAAAGGCTATAATGGGGGCCAAGTAATAAATGTCATCGTAGCTGTTTTGGCTGGCTCAAT GTCCTTGGGTCAAATATCGCCGTGTATGAGCGCATTCGCTGCAGGTCGAGCCGCTGCCTATAAGATGTTCGAGACAATCGAAAGGAAGCCAAATATTGATGTTTATGATCCAAAGGGCAAAACATTAGATGATATTCAAGGGGACATAGATTTAAAAGATGTGTATTTTAGTTATCCAACCAGGCCAGATGAAGCCATATTCAATGGCTTCTCTCTTCACATTCCTAGAGGAACTACTGCAGCCTTAGTTGGGGAGAGTGGGAGTGGAAAGTCAACAGTAATCAGTTTGATAGAGAGATTTTATGATCCGCAATCCGGTGAGGTACTCATCGATGGTGTTAACTTGAAAGAGTTTCAGCTTCGATGGATTCGGACAAAAATCGGTCTTGTAAGCCAAGAACCAATACTTTTCACTGCCTCTATTAAAGATAATATTGCATATGGCAAAGATGATGCAACTGAGGAGGAAATTAGAGGTGCTTGTGAACTAGCAAATGCTGCTAAATTTATTGACAAACTGCCTCAG GGATTGGATACTATGGTGGGAGAGCATGGAACACAACTATCTGGAGGGCAGAAGCAAAGGATAGCAATAGCAAGAGCAATTTTGAAAAACCCTAGAATTTTACTACTTGATGAAGCCACAAGTGCACTTGATGCAGAATCTGAGAGAGTTGTGCAAGAGGCTTTAGATAGGATTATGGTGAATAGAACTACTGTGATTGTTGCCCATCGTTTGAGCACAGTTAGGAATGCTGATATTATTGCTGTTATTCACAGAGGAAAAATGGTTGAGAAAG GTTCCCACTCAGAACTCATCATGAATCCAAATGGTGCATACTCACAACTAATACGCCTGCAAGAAGCAAACCAAGACACAAAACGAGCTTCGGAAGACGTAAATCGACCAGAGTTTTCTTTGGAATCAATGAGACAATCAAGTCAGAAGGTACCTTATCCAAGATCCATAAGTAGAGGATCATCCGTTGGTCGCAGCAGCCGTCGGTCTTTATCTATGTTTGGTTTAACAACAGGACTCGACTTACCAGATGCGGGTGACATCGATGACACAATTGAAGAGCAATCCTTAAAAGCTCCTCCCGTTTCTCTCCGCCGCCTCGCTGGACTTAATAAGCCAGAGATTCCAGTACTTCTAATAGGAACAATTGGAGCAGTACTGTGTGGAGTGATACTTCCCATTTTTGGTCTACTAATTTCAACTGTTATAAAGACATTCTACCTTCCTCCAAACCAACTCAAAAAAGATACCAAGTTTTGGGCTATCATTTACATAGTTCTTGGTGTGGCTTCATTGGTGGCTCATCCATGGCGAGCTTACTTCTTCTCGGTAGGAGGATGTAAGTTAATCGAGCGCATCAGAGCGTTGTGTTTCGAGAAGGTGGTTCATATGGAAGTGAGTTGGTTTGATGAGACTGAGCATTCTAGTGGAGCCATTGGTGCAAGATTATCATCTGATGCAGCTTCTGTAAGAGCCTTGGTTGGGGATTCACTCTCTCAAAATGTAGGCAATGTTGCTTCTGCTGTTGCAGGTTTAGTGATTGCTTTTGTTGCAAGTTGGGAATTGGCTCTCATTGTTCTTGCTCTCATTCCTCTTATTGGGATTAATTCTCTTATTCAAATTAGATTCATGAGAGGATTTAGTGGCGATGCTAAG AGTATGTATGAAGAAGCAAGCCAAGTAGCAAATGATGCAGTGGGAGGCATAAGAACCGTTGCTTCTTTTTGTGCAGAAGATAAAGTGATGAACATGTACAAAACCAAATGTGAAGCTCCATTGAAATCCGGAATAAGACAAGGCCTCATTAGCGGAATTGGTTTTGGAGTCTCTTTCTTCATATTGTTCAACGTATACGCTCTTACATTCTACATCGGAGCTCGTTTGGTTGACAGTGGTAGAACGACGTTTTCCGAAGTGTTTCGA GTGTTCTTTGCTTTGACAATGGCAGCTACTGGAATTTCTCATTCTAGTTCTATGACTCAAGACACTACCAAAGCTAAACTTGCTGCTGCTTCAGTGTTTGCAATAATAGATAGGGAATCAAAGATAGATCCAAGCAATGAATCTGGATTAGTATTGAGTGATCTAAAAGGAGAGATTGAGCTTAAACATATCAGCTTTAAGTATCCTTCAAGGCcaaatatacaaatatttaGAGATCTCAGCTTGCACATTCATCCTGGCAAG ACAATAGCTCTAGTTGGAGAAAGTGGAAGTGGAAAGTCCACAGTGATCGCTCTATTGCAGAGGTTTTACGATCCTGATTCGGGTACCATAACGATCGATGGCGTAGAAATCCAAAAGCTACAACTGAAATGGCTAAGACAACAAATGGGTCTAGTGAGCcaagagccaatccttttcaaCGAAACTATACGAGCCAACATAGCGTATGGAAAAGGAGGGGATGGGGAGGCGAGCGAAGGGGAAATAATAGCGGCAGCGGAGTCAGCAAATGCACACCGCTTCATAAGCGGATTGCAACATGGATACGACACGGTTGTTGGAGAGAGAGGAGTGCAATTATCAGGAGGCCAAAAGCAACGAGTTGCGATCGCCAGAGCGATCATAAAGAACCCGAGAATATTGTTGCTAGACGAAGCCACAAGTGCATTGGATGCAGAATCAGAACGAATCGTACAAGATGCACTAGATAAAGTGATGGTGAATAGAACAACGGTGGTGGTAGCTCATCGTCTCTCGACAATCATGAATGCGGACTTGATCGCCGTTGTTAAAAATGGAATCATCGTCGAGAAAGGTAAGCATGAAAAACTTCTTACAATCAAAGATGGGTTTTATGCTTCTTTAATTCAACTCCACACTTCTGCTGCTGCTTCTTCTTCCTAA
- the LOC103489541 gene encoding probable receptor-like protein kinase At5g24010 has product MEYFTSFNFFLSLLLFSLKVSAQSYTPPDKYFVNCGSATNVVDDTGRIFIGDLNATDTFRFTSDNSTELSHLNDSVRVFNQPAFYEFDIEEDAVYIVRLHFSSSNFMADLSSALFDVSASGFFLLKDVNATETIGNDSASVKEFFLNLNTRKFRIVFVPKSSSIAFVNAIEVFPTPPNFFKSESKAIISESDGRNEGAINLPFMITHTIYRINVGGPEIPSNGDKLWRKWEKDDVYLLNPISATNSNPRTSRPNYANQTDDYFAPDLVYRTAKELNMNSSFNFVNITWSFPLRKKTLHLVRVHFYDIIGITFNGFLIFNLYIGNNFEYQIDSPTDFNGAPYPIHYDFPVDSGENGSIHVSVGRLDSDKTGQPNAFLNGVEIMEVMNEGSKDPFIKESFGDKKKKSGVGLLVGLSVGGFCLICILGCGIWFGLKCRKKRSDEPSHTHTHTQWTPLSRFVGGSTHSRFNERTTSSSPIPDLNLGLKFSLAEIKTATNNFNKKFLVGEGGFGKVYKGVMRNGTKVAVKRSQPGAGQGISEFEREITILSKIRHRHLVSFIGYCDEGLEMILVYEFLEKGTLREHLYNSNFPPLPWKKRLEICIGAARGLHYLHKGSAGGIIHRDVKSTNILLDENLVAKVSDFGLSRAGPLDETHVSTDIKGTFGYLDPEYFRTQQLTEKSDVYSFGVLLLEILCARPALNPTLPREQINLAEWGLRCKKMDLLEEIIDPKLEGQIDPNSLRKYSDTIEKCLQDDAANRPTMADVLWDLEYALQLQQSTHPRMPHEDSETNVNDASSTAIRRFPSIGSSILRDDPSMSQDLDTHLTAPEVFSQIMADHGR; this is encoded by the coding sequence aTGGAGTACTTCACAAGCTTTaacttctttctctctcttctcttaTTCTCCCTCAAAGTCTCTGCTCAGTCATATACTCCTCCGGATAAGTATTTTGTCAACTGTGGATCAGCAACCAACGTCGTTGACGACACTGGCCGGATTTTCATCGGCGACTTGAATGCTACTGATACTTTCAGGTTCACTTCAGACAATTCCACGGAACTCAGTCATTTGAATGACTCCGTAAGGGTTTTTAATCAGCCGGCGTTTTACGAATTTGATATTGAAGAAGATGCTGTTTATATCGTACGACTTCATTTCTCTTCTTCTAATTTCATGGCCGATTTATCTTCTGCTCTTTTCGATGTTTCGGCTTCTGGGTTTTTCCTTCTCAAGGATGTTAATGCCACCGAAACAATCGGTAACGATTCTGCTTCGGTTAAAGAATTCTTCCTGAATTTGAATACAAGAAAATTTCGTATAGTGTTTGTACCTAAATCTTCGTCTATTGCGTTTGTAAATGCCATTGAAGTTTTCCCTACTCCACCAAACTTCTTCAAGTCTGAATCTAAGGCAATCATCTCAGAGTCAGATGGAAGAAACGAAGGTGCGATTAACTTACCTTTTATGATTACACATACAATTTACAGAATTAATGTGGGAGGTCCAGAAATTCCTTCCAATGGGGATAAACTATGGAGGAAATGGGAAAAGGATGATGTTTATCTGTTGAATCCAATATCTGCAACGAACAGCAATCCAAGAACATCGAGACCGAATTACGCGAATCAGACAGACGATTATTTCGCGCCAGATTTGGTATATCGAACAGCCAAGGAGTTGAATATGAACTCCTCTTTCAATTTCGTTAATATAACATGGTCTTTTCCTTTGAGAAAAAAGACTCTCCATCTTGTTCGAGTTCATTTCTATGATATCATTGGTATAACATTTAATggttttcttatcttcaatttgtACATTGGCAATAACTTCGAATACCAGATTGACTCTCCTACTGACTTTAATGGAGCCCCTTATCCAATTCATTATGATTTCCCTGTGGATTCAGGTGAAAATGGGTCAATTCATGTTAGTGTTGGTCGTTTGGATTCTGATAAAACTGGTCAACCCAATGCTTTTCTTAATGGGGTCGAGATTATGGAAGTTATGAATGAAGGTAGCAAAGATCCTTTTATTAAGGAGTCGTTTggagataaaaagaagaagagtgGTGTTGGTCTTTTGGTGGGATTATCTGTTGGGGGTTTTTGTTTGATTTGCATTTTAGGATGTGGAATTTGGTTTGGTTTGAAATGCAGGAAAAAAAGAAGTGATGAACCTTCACATACACATACACATACACAATGGACACCATTGTCTAGGTTTGTAGGTGGGAGTACTCATAGCAGGTTTAATGAAAGAACTACGAGCAGTTCCCCCATCCCAGATTTGAATCTTGGGTTGAAATTTTCACTTGCTGAAATCAAAACTGCCACAAACAATTTCAACAAGAAATTCCTTGTTGGCGAAGGCGGTTTTGGGAAAGTGTACAAAGGAGTGATGAGGAACGGCACGAAAGTCGCTGTGAAGCGAAGCCAACCAGGGGCAGGACAAGGCATTTCTGAATTTGAAAGAGAAATCACAATCTTGTCGAAAATTCGCCATCGACACCTCGTTTCATTCATTGGGTATTGTGATGAAGGATTAGAAATGATTTTGGTTTATGAGTTTTTGGAGAAAGGAACTTTAAGAGAACATCTTTACAACTCAAACTTCCCTCCTCTACCTTGGAAGAAAAGACTTGAAATCTGCATTGGAGCAGCCAGAGGATTGCATTACTTACACAAAGGCTCAGCTGGGGGAATCATTCACCGTGATGTCAAATCCACCAATATCTTGCTTGATGAGAACCTTGTTGCAAAAGTCTCCGACTTCGGACTTTCAAGAGCAGGCCCTCTTGACGAAACGCACGTCAGCACCGATATCAAAGGTACGTTCGGCTATCTCGATCCCGAGTATTTCCGAACACAACAATTGACAGAGAAATCCGATGTCTACTCGTTCGGCGTACTCCTTCTAGAGATTCTATGTGCAAgaccagctttgaatccaacactacCAAGAGAGCAAATAAATCTAGCAGAATGGGGATTGAGATGCAAGAAAATGGATTTACTCGAAGAGATCATTGATCCCAAATTGGAAGGTCAAATCGATCCAAACTCTTTGAGAAAGTACAGTGATACAATAGAAAAATGCTTACAAGATGATGCTGCTAATAGGCCAACAATGGCAGATGTGTTATGGGATTTGGAATATGCATTGCAACTTCAACAAAGTACACATCCAAGAATGCCACATGAAGATAGTGAAACAAATGTCAATGATGCTTCTTCCACAGCCATTAGACGTTTTCCTTCTATTGGTTCTTCAATTCTAAGGGATGATCCAAGTATGAGTCAAGATCTAGACACTCATTTAACTGCTCCTGAAGTTTTCTCTCAAATCATGGCAGATCATGGCAGATAG